CTCCGATCCGGCCAAGACCCCCAGTCGTCCCTCTGCGGACCGGCCGTACCACTGCCAGGACTGCGGCAAATACTTCCGGATCAACGACATCAAGCGGCACCAGCGGATCCACAGCGGAGAGAGGCCCTTCCCCTGCTTCCAGTGTGGCAAGAACTTCCCCACCTCCGGGGACCTGAAGAGACACGAGCGCATCCACACGGGCGAGCGGCCTTACCACTGCCTGCAGTGCGGCAAGAACTTCTCCGACTCGGGCCACCTCAAGCAGCACGAGAGGATGCACACGGGCGAGCGGCCCTACCAGTGTCCGCAGTGTGCCAAGAGCTTCTACCGCTCCGGAGACCTGAAGCGCCACCTGAGGATCCACAGCGGAGAGCGGCCCTACAAGTGCCTGCAGTGCGACAAGACCTTCTCCGACTCCGGGCACCTGCGGGGCCACCAGCGCATCCACACCGGAGAACGGCCCCACCGCTGCACGCTCTGTGAGAAGAGCTTCTTCAGATCGGGCGACCTGAAGCGGCACCACAGAACACACACGGGCGAGCGGCCCTACCAGTGCTTCCAGTGCGGGAAGAGCTTCTCCGAGTCGGGACACCTGAAGGAGCACCGGcggatccacaccggagagaagccctACCACTGCAACCAGTGCGACAAGAGCTTCTCGCGGCTGGAGCGGCTCAAGGGCCACCAGAGCATCCACACGGGCGAGCGGCCCTTCCACTGCACGCAGTGCGGCAAGAACTTCTTCCGCTCGGGAGAACTGAAGCGGCACCAGAGGATCCACAGCGGCGAGCGAGCGTGAGCAGACCTCGCTGACGTTTGGCCTTCGCTCGAGACTACGTGTTCCTGTATGAGCACATGTGAGCGGCAGACGCTTGACCTCACTGACCCTGTAAGACTGTAGAGCACTGCTGATCACTGACTCTGCTCTTCATCTCGTGTGAGAGCAGCACATGCTGTGTGTCGCTGTGAGTGTGCATCTGTTGGTCATCGTAATGAAGCCTGCTCCAGCTGTTCATCCTCTGACTGATGCTCATGGGCTTCGTTCATCACACTCTGTATGTTGTTGAGAAATATATAGTCCAGTGACTCATTAGAACTGTAAATTGTATTACAGTTAGTATTACTGTGTGTTCTCACATTCCCTGTATTTAAGGAGTCCTTCTCAaactatgtttaaaaaatatatataaacctgaattgttttattgttaacaTGATTTGATGCCACAGAAGCGTCTCCGGATCCTCTTCCTGTGTGTCTCGATGGTGGCTCTGTGTTTACTAGCTGCTGTGTAAATAATGTATGTGAAACACCAAATAACGTTACTTTTTAACTGCACCACTTTATTTGTTTCTACTGTTATAAAGAAGCAGTTATAAAGTATAGATGTGCTGTAAATCAGCAGCTGTTTTTGAGCAGCAGATGATAAATATAGTCAACTCGGCTCATAAATCACATTAGATTTACTTTATAGTCTTTTTAAAATTAGCTCTTTACACGTATCATGGTTTTGAATGGTCttctatttttactttatatatttacgTATTTAGCCATCTTTAGTTTGTGTTTAGTTTTCAAGGCTTTAATGTCACCAGAAAGGCTTTTTATAGTAAATTAGAGGATCGAACTATAATTGTGTTCTTAGTGTGAATTAATGTTTTCTTCATATGTGTGTCAGGATAATAAACACTTGAGCTCTGATTACAGCCGCGCACATGAACATGCAGTTTATTGTCCTTCTGTAACATttccactattattattatattagatcATTAATAAACGATGATGTGAAATCGAGTGATTCAGGGTCGTTTCAGTTTTCGTTGAGTTTTGAACGACACGCCACACATTGTCTCAGTAAATTACTCGCCTCATTTAAAAATGTGAGAATGTAGCCTTTTAGATACATAGCCAATATTTCTACACAATAGAAAAAAGCGCTGCAAACCGCTTCCGCTCTGGTGTAAACAATGCTCATTTTACGACATCAGCGTTGGTTTACGGCACCGATCAGTCGGAAGTCTGGTAACCAGGGAGACTCTGGAGACACAGCGGCAGGCGCGAGAAGGTGAGCTTTGTTTAATTCAAAATGTCCTTATTTAAAGCAATACATTGTCCGATTTTCGTCACAAAGGATTATTTCATGTGTCTGATGGTGTTTCCACGAACCCGTAAACGGTGACGGACGGGCAGCGCGCGGAACACGGCAGTCGCgcgaacaaaaacaaacactgacaGAAAATCTGGAGCAAACAGCAGCGCGTAAAGCAATCCGTTCTTTAGAGTGTCATGTGAGGCTCATTAGCTTTGATTCGACTGATTGGCGGCCCGTGTCGTCTGTCGGATGGCTTTGCTGGTGTTTTTCTCGTGTGTTTGTCGCTGATCTGAGGTCAGTGCGGTGCTGATGGCAGACAGGTGCGATGCTCAGGTGTTCTCTCACCTGCTGAGACGCTCCTGAAGATTTAAACCTGCTGCTGTGTTTGTGTTGAATCTCGTCAGAAATGCGATGCAGCGCGAAAGTGATCTACGAGCACATTTGTGTGTTCTCAaggcctctgtgtgtgtgtgtttctctagaGCGACTCCATGGAGGTCCGTGATCCGGTCCTGGAGCTGAAGGAcgtccctcctcctcctcctcctcctcctcttcttcctcttcctcgccTCCACAGCACCGGTTCTCCGCCGTGTCTTGGGCCGGGCCGCCTCAGTGTAAGCGTGTGTTCCCGCTGTGAGGCCAGCATCCACCTGCAGCAGGGTTGTGGTGAAGCGGGTGGAGGctttcctctgtgtctctctcagaCAAACACCCTTCCTCACGCCGGGTCTGTGGGAGCGCCCTGCTGTGGGGGTCTGAGGCAGCAGCACACCTGTGCCCCGCCGGGCGTCTGTCTGTGCCACAGAGCGCCCTCTCTCTCTCACGGTGACCCGTCCTCACCCTCTCACCTCTGCTCTCTGCACCTGAGTGTGGGCCGCGCACCGCAGTGTGTGAAGGGCGTTCACTGTTTGCAGGACTGCTGGAGAAAGGTTGGTGTATCGCACTACTGTTTTTGGGAGCACATCCTTTGTTCCTCAGTAAAGCACAGCCTCGACTGACTGAGGGCGAGGCAGAAATGTGGTAAAACTCACTGTAGGGCTGTCGGGTGGATTCTGCGCTGAAATCTAACATCAGTCTCTTCTGCTTTCAGAGTTTACATGTTGACTCGGAGAAGGTCTGGCCGAACATCCCTCCACCTGTCCCTGTGTGCAACGGCTGTGGTGTGACGGGCGCATCGTCTGACGGTCTGCTGGGGGTCCATTTCGGCAAAACCACACAGAAATACGGTCcgtacacacacaaaacacacgtTTTGACTCTTGAGGTTGTGCCTGTGGTGTGTGTTTggagtgtgtctctctgtgtcgcAGGTCCTCTGGAGACCGAAACACTGCCACCCATCGGGGTGTTCTGGGACATCGAGAACTGTGCGGTTCCCAGCGGACGCTCGGCGGCGACCGTAGTGCAGAGACTCCGAGAGCGCTTCTTCCAGGGACACCGCGAGGCCgagttcatctgtgtgtgtgacaTCAACAAGGAGAACAAGGCCGTCATCCAGGAGCTCAACAACTGCCAGGTGCATTAGTGTTCACTGTGCTGTGACTGCTGTTCCTCTTCAGGAGAGCGTTTCTTCACGGCTTCTCTGTTCTCGCTCAGGTGACCGTCGCACACATTAATGCCACCGCCAAGAATGCAGCAGATGACAAACTGCGTCAGAGCCTCCGGCGATTCGCAGAGACCCACGCCGCTCCCGCCACAGTCATCGTTGTCTCATGTACGTGTCTGCAAACGTGAAAAAACTGGGGTTCTTATATTTGATGGGATTACATGATGACGAATCAGATTGTTGTTTATCTCTTTGGATGAAAGTGCTTGATTATAATGAGTCAAATAAATCCGCTTTACTTCCTCCAGCAAAACTAAACCTTTATTAAAAAGAAGGTTCTCGTTCTGAACTTCTGGCGTCACACAGATGAGCGTCATGAGCGTCCTCCTTCACCTGTGATCAGAAACATGATCTCCTGAGTAACCTGAGGACATTAGGAGGAAGCAGGATTTCCAAATGTGGAAAAGTGTAAAGCTTTAGCTGCTCCTGTCAAAACTAGACTGAACTGACCGCAAACACACAGTGATGAACTGGTTTCAGGTAGACTAGACACACCAGCAGCAGTGACCCTTCAATCTAATAAGGGTTAGAGACAACATTTAAGACTGATTCAAACACAGCCTAGTTACAAACACTGTAAGCTGGCCTCATGTAAAACACGAAACCGAATCCAGTCGTTCTAACGTCAGCGCTCTCTGTCCTCCACACAGCGGACGTGAACTTCGCCAGTGAGCTGAGTGACCTGCGGCATCGACACGGGTTCCAGGTGATTCTGGTCCACAAGAGCCAGGCCTCGTCTGCCCTGCTGCAGCATGCACACCTGCGCGCCGCTTTCGAGGAGTTCGTCTCAGACCTTCCTCCCGGGATGATCGTCAAATCTCAGGTCAGCCGCCACACCTCACTCTCTGTTCCTGACTGCGTTTCCTACAGGTGAACACTGGTTTGATGAATGCAGAGACCGGCCGGCTGGTGTTTCTGTTTGAATGCAGCGCAGTGTTTGGATGCTGCTGCTGTAATCATGTGATCGTAAAGTCGTTCACTGTCTGACTCCATGCTCTGAGATTTTATTGGGGTTGGTAGAGAGTTAAAGCTGTCAGCGGCGGGCTAGACGCTGAACTCCAGCACCATCTCAGATCTCCCAgagtgctgtttgtgtgtgtgctcctcAGCCCAGTTTCAGCCTTCTGTTTGTGCACCGCCTCCCCACGCACCGCGACACCAAAGCAGTGGCCAACCGGCTGCAGCGGCTCTCCAATAACTGTGGAGGGAAGGTGTTGGGTGTGTCGGGCAGCTGCGCCGTGCTCCGGTTCGCCAGCACTGATGCAGCCGAGCGCGCCCGCAAGCGCATGGAGAACGAAGACGTCCTGGGCCACCGAATCGTGCTGTCCTTCTCTCCCGACGGcccggaggaggaagaggagcgcCGGCCTCCTGCCGCCTCCTCCTCTTCGGTCTTCCTGCCCGTGGAGAAGCCGCACTCGCCCCGTCGCCTGCGGCGGGCATCTCGCTCATGCCAGGGCGGAAGCCACGCCCCCGAGCGCCCGTATAGTCCCAGGAGAGCAGGCCACGCCTCCTCATGCAGCCCTGTGATGAAACCCCTCCCCCAGGTCAGCTGTGTACCCGCCTCTGCCCGCCTCCTCCCCATCATCCTCCAATCGCACGCTTCCTCTTCTCATGCCCTTCTCATTGTGCTGCCGCTTGCCCTGCTTGCGCTGCTCGTCCTGCCGCCGTCCCGCTGCTGTCTGACCTGTGGCGTGTGCCGCTGCTGAGACTCATCTTCCTCTGTCTTCATCTGTCCTCCCCGTCACATTCCTGTCTCTCGCCTCATTGGGAATCGGCCGTGTGTTCGTGTGTAAGTCagcgatgtgtgtgtgtttgctgcaggCTGTGAGTGCTGTGACCCGTCCTGCGACTGCCTCTCCCCAGAGTCTCCCGGTCCTGTGTGCAGCCGTTAAACCGGCAGAGCCGCCGCAGCGCAGCCGCAGGTAAcccaacacacacatgcatatgaccacaaatcAAAGCGACAAAGTTGTCTCCACAGTTTTATAAGGCTAAAATCCAAGTGATCGCGCCTCACACAGTTCCAAGCATTGCTAActtaacattttcatttctgtTCAATTTCATCATAAAATGCATTCAGCCAAACACACTGAAAAACGCTCTACTGTTCGGTTTAAACATTCTTTAGTTCAATCTGTGCCCCTTCGAGTGACCACCGTACCGCTGGGATTCTTAGGCAGAGCACATTTGTGTATTTTCCATCcctctacacctaaacctactCCTCACAGAAAACttcctaccttttttttttttttaacaatctcaaataaataaatccattttggatgatttataagcttttgtACCtatggggacctcaatttaggtccccacagTTACACAAGTCTCCGTGAGTTGGTGTGCATTCAGGGTTAATTCCCcaacggacacacacacacactcttctctctctcacacacgtacactcacacatacaggtgcttctcaataagtTAGAATGTTGtgagtagttttattttaataaactcaaattgtgaaactcgtgtattaaataatttcagtgcacacagactgaagtagtttaagtctttggttcttttaattgtgatttaattttggctcacatttaacaaaaacccaccaattcacaaatcggaacaaatctcaacaaattagaatatggtgacatgccattcaactcaaaacacctgcaaaggtttcgtGAGTCTTTACAAtggtctcagtttggttcactaggctccacaatcatgaggaagactgctgatctgacggatgatcagaagacaatcattgacactctTCACAAGGAGTCACAAACattaccaaagaagctggctgttcacaagtgttcagagtgctgtatccaagcatgttaacagaaagttgagtggaaggaaaaagtgtggaagaaagatgcgcacaattttatttttttaatacatgagtttcacaatttgagttgaattattgaaGTAAATTAAATTTTTCCATAACATTCCATTTCATTGAAAAGCACCTGTACACACACGCTTGCTCtctcacgcgcacacacacacacacacacacacacacacagagatcagattttggaaaaatagttaatgcagcaaaacaaacacaccccTTCCCCAACAAGGCCTCGCCCCTATTTTGATAACTCCACCCCACATGTACAAACCCTGGCAGCGACGCGGGTGGAGTCTGTCATTCCTGCGGCCGCTGCATCTTCAAGCAGAAGCCAACACAGATTAGTTGTGTGAAACAAAGCTAAATCTTCCTAACTGGCCGATCAAAACCTCCTTCCACTCCTTAATTTTCCCCTCCTCTGGAAACCTGCTCCAATATTTACACGGTCCCACCTCTTGCCTGATCATAACCCTCGACCATTCTCCCGGTCATTACTAGAGAGTGTGTTTGGGACCAGGTCCAATActgcatttaaacaaaaataaatatataattaaaatataactttgacagcattattattataattattattattattaaatgagctCTGAGATTGTGAAGTGATTGTAATtggatgcttgtgtgtgtgtgtgtgaaggcggGACTCTCCTGGCCAGATGTTTCAGGTCAGCACTCCTTCAGCATTCAGTAAACTAAGTTTGCAGCGGAACTTCAGTCCCATGATGCTCTCTCAGAGCTCATGGTCATCACGGTTAGTAAATCACATGATCTTTAAACACTTTATAAATCTCTCTTGCATTCTTGTCACGTGTTGGTTGTTCTCTGCTCTCTTCAGGAGCGCGTCCCCGTGCCTGTCGAACCGATCGTCTCCGCTGACCGCTCCGTCCCCCAGCATCTGCACCGATGGCCTGGCCGAGCCCTTCTCTGATGGAGTGGACGTTCAGGTCACTAATCTGGACTACAGGATGTCACGCAAGGACCTGCAGCAAATACTACGAGACGTGTTTGCTAAACATGGCAGAGTGAGTTGCATTTCACAAATTCAAAACCTGAGTGCATTAGGAGTTtcgttcatctctctctctctctctctctctctctctctctctctctctctctctctctctctctcaggtgaagAGTGTGGATCTGAGTCCTCACACTGACTATCAGCTGAAGGCACGGGTTCACATGAGTTCGCTCCAGCAGGCCATCGGCGCCGTCAGTCTGCTGCATCGCTATAAAATCGGTAGCAAGAGGATTCATGTGTCTCTCGTCACCGGAGCCAGTAACAAATCTCTCACCTGCCTCAGGTATCCCACAGGCTCTGCTTCTGTTCTCTTTTCCTGTCCTAGATCTTGACTGTGTTTGTTCCTCAGCTCAGAGATCATCAACATCCTGCAGGACGCTCCGGCCAACTGCCTGCCTCTCTACAAGTTCACAGAGACGTACGAGAGGAAGTGAGTGACGTGCTCAGACATGCGTGTGCTCTCGTGTGTTTGACTCGACtcctgatctgtgtgtgtgtgtgtgtgtgtgtgtgtgtgctgcaggttCGGTCGTAAGCTGGTGGTCAGTGATCTGTACCGGCTGCCGGAGGTGGTGTGTGTGCGTGAGCAGGGCGGCGGGCGGCTGGTGTGTCTGCTGTCCAGCACTCAGGCCCGTCAGAGCCCGCTAGGATCCGCACACTCTCACAACAGCTCCAGCACCGCCAGTCCAGTTCTGTTCGAGGAGCTGGAGTACCACGAGCCCGTCTGCAGACAACACTGCACTCAGCAGGACTTCAGGTGAATCTGGGCACACGTGTATTCGTCAAGTTGCAGATTTTCATGTTTGCGGTTTAGTTTCAGTAAAAGCTCTTTTTGGGCTGGAGAGGAAGTTCTGAACTTATGATGTTTCTCTTCTGGTTTCAGTGAATCTGATTTTGATCCGGATTCTTACGTGATCCCGTTTGTGCTGGTGTCTCTAAAAGTTCTGGCTGCTCATGTCCACAGTTTACTGCAGAGTCACGAGGGAACGGTGCCGCTgctcaggtaacacacacacacacacacacacacaaagcaacaACGTGTGATTATTTCAAAGGGGCTGATTCTTTTCTAAACCTACTTTATTTCATTGGTATTTTTAATCTCTTTAGCACACGTGACTGTTCTTTCTCTGTACAGTTTCCCAGAGTGCTATGCAGCAGAGTTCAGTCCTTTACCCGTAGCAGAGGAGGGGAAGCTGGAGGGAAGCGTCCCGTTAGAGCACCTCATCACCTGCATCCCTGGAGTCACTATCGTAACGGCCCAGAACGGCTTCAAGATCATCAAGTGGATTCACAACAAACCCCCGCCACCAAACGCAGgtgtgtgtgtacctacttaaccatattttggggacaaatcTGTACTCAGAAGTGAGCAGGGGGTAGGAATGGGTTGAGGTTAAAAGTGTATAACTCTGTATTTGAAAACAATGGAAGTCTATATAATGTCCCATTCcacgtgtgtgtgagtttgtttctgtgtgtttgtcagatcCGTGGCTGCAGCGCAGTAAGAGTCCGGTCGGGAACCCACAGCTGATCCAGTTCAGCCGAGAGATGGTGGATCTGATGAAGAACCAGCCGTCCTGTCTGGTGCCCATCACAAAGTTCATTCCAGCGTATCACCACCATTTTGCCAAGCAGTGCCGTGTGTCCGACTACGGGTACTCCAAACTGCTGGAGCTGCTGGAGGCCGTTCCTCACGTGCTGCAGGTCTGAATGtgaacacaagcacacacacacgctaacATCTGTTTGACATTCTCTTACATTCCTCAGCCAgtttaaaatatgtgtgtgtgtgtgtgtgtgtgtgtgtgtgtgtgtgtgtgcagatcctGGGTTTAGGCTCCAAGCGTTTGTTGACATTGACCCATCGTGCTCAAATCAAACGCTTCACTCAAGACCTGCTGAAGCTGCTGAAGTTTCAGGCCAGTAAACAGGTGGTGATCAGGGACTTCACGCAGGCGTATCACTGGTGAGGATCTCTGTACAGCATCTCTCTGTGCTGCTGAAGCATGAGGCTAACTGCTTCGTCCTGATCTGTTTGTGTCAGGTGTTTCTCCAGGAACTGGCAGGTGGTGGATTATGGGATGTGTGATCTGATGGACCTGCTGGCTGAGATTCCAGACACAACGATCACGGTCTCTCAGCAGAATGCTGACACGCTCATCTCTGTTCCTAAGAGAGGTGAAGCACTGCTGCGAATACGCTGCGTCACGCATTCATGTAACACGAACAGTTCATCCATTCACACCCAATGTTAGGGTCTTATATGACAAAAAGTGCAGACAGTCAGAACCGTTTCTCTCTGTCACCGTTGTACACACCCGTACACTCACACGCGCACTCTCATACTCACACGTGCACACCcgcacactaacacacactagcGCGCACACGTGCACACCTGTACACtagctcactaacacacactaGCGCGCACACGTGCACACCTGTACACTagctcactaacacactcacacgcacactctcatactcacacacgtgcacacccgcacactaacacacactagcGCGCACACGTGCACACCTGTACACtagctcactaacacacactaGCGCGCACACGTGCACACCTGTACACTagctcactaacacactcacacgcacactctcatactcacacacgtgcacacccgcacactaacacacactagcGCGCACACGTGCACACCTGTACACtagctcactaacacacactaGCGCGCACACGTGCACACCTGTACACTagctcactaacacactcacacgcacactctcatactcacacacgtgcacacccgcacactaacacacactagcGCGCACACGTGCACACCTGTACACtagctcactaacacacactaGCGCGCACACGTGCACACCTGTACACTagctcactaacacactcacacgcacactctcaaactcacacacgtgcacacccgcacactaacacacactaCCGTGCACACCCGTACACTCACACGCGCACTCTCATACTCACACGTGCACACCcgcacactaacacacactagcGCGCACACGGGCACACCTGTACACTagctcactaacacactcacacgcacactctcatactcacacacgtgcacacccgcacactaacacacactaCCGTGCACACCCgtacactcacacgcacactctcatACTCACACACGTGCACACCCGCACACTTACACGCACACCCGTGCACTatcacacacgtgcacacactcaTACACTTATACACACTCGTACAGTAATGTTGTGGTCGTGAGTGGTTAGGCCATGGTGTAGCCGCTGAATGGGTCTGTCTCCCTCAGAGCGGACGGTGGAGGAGCTGGAGCGCACACGGCAGTTTGGCAAGGAGGTGGTAGATCTTCTGAGACATCAGCCGCACTTCCGGATGCCCTTCAGCAAATTCATCCCCACGTATCACCACCACTTCGGACGCCAGTGCAAGCTCTCCTACTACGGCTTCACCAAACTCATGGAGCTGTTTGAGGCCATTCCAGACATTCTTCTGGTCTGTACACGGTGCAGATGTGAAGGTACTCGAGCACTCGGCAGGAGTCTGTGACacgctgtgtttgtgtgtcaggtgCTGGAGTGTGGAGAGGAGCGGCTGCTGGCGCTGACGGAGGTGGAGCGCGTCAAAGCTTTAGTGGCTCAGCTGGTGAAGCTGCTTCGGGCCCAGAGAGACTCGTCACTTCCTGTCAGTCAGCTGCTGAGTGAATACAGCAAGACGTTTGGCTACAGCCTCCGCCTGCAGGACTACGACGCCGCCACGCTGCCCGCCCTGCTCAACAAGCTCTGCCACGTGGTGAAGGTGAACGTCATCTCATTTCATTGCACTGAGAAGCCTCCTTAGATGATCTTTggcatatctctctctctctctctctctctcgaggtGGTGGACACTCCCGAAGGGAAAGAGGTGCAGCTGATTAACAGGAAGTCCCTGCGTGCCTTGACGTCTCAGCTGCTGGCcctgatgatgtcacttcctgaggATCATGATCATCTCGGAGTGGAGGAGCTGAGGAAGCAGTACGAGCTCAGCTATGGAGCACCGCTCAACTCTTGCGAGTACGGCTTCATCTCTCTGAACGAGCTGCTGAAGAGTCTGCCGTACCTGCTGCAGGTGAGAGCCGCGGCACGCGTCCAGCGCTCGCTCTGTCCTGACGCTGACCGTTTCTCTCTTCTTCTGCAGCTCTCTGAAGGCGAGCATGATGACGGTGACGCAGAGGAGCGTGTGAGGCTGACCAAACTCTACCAGTTTGCCCGCAGCATCCGTGCGCTGCTTCACACGTATCATTATAACCAGATCTTCCTGTCGGAGTTCTGCGGTGCCTTCAGCAAATACACCGGCCAAGAGTTTCAGCCGCAGACGTACGGCTATAAGACGCTGGAGGATCTGCTGGCTGCTATACCGCAGGTGCCCGAACACTCGCACTAGCTTTCTTTTGATTCAGCGCACTCACATGAATGCCTCTCGATGAATGCATTCTGTGTTTTGAACAGGTGGTCTGGATTAAAGGTCACGGTCACAAAAAGATCATCGTCCTGAAGAACGACATGAGAGGTAGCAgaatcctttatttattttccttccaTTTTTCTGTCACTCCTGTGAAGTGCCTGTTCATATAAAAAGGAAAGTACAAGTCAGTGATGACTGAATGGCTTTGTGAAAGAGCTTCAAGCCTCAATTTCTTCTTTTTGTAGATTATCATTATTTGTGTCATTTACTTGCACTAACACATGcttccaaacctgtacgactttCTTCTTTGGAGCATAAAAGGAgacatttaatcatttttgtcTGAAGATGTGATGAATGCTCTTGGATGGTATAAAGAGTGCATTCAGTATAATTCAAGGTGTCAGGTGATCAAAACACGATCACGTCTGACCCTGATGTTCTAAGCAAAAGAAATAACTTGTCCTGCATGATCTGATGATGACCTGAGCCGAATCCAGTGAATGTTCTCAGGGtttgaaaattagcccataaattacccCCCCACCCCCGGCATCTTGGGTGTtgtttcagatgaatccagttggagttatattaattaaattctctttgatctttcaagttgGTTGatggcactcagcgggtgttgcatcaGTCCAGAagaagttaaatataaaaatgcccaaccattaaaaaaaaaaaaaagggttacccccagggctggactgggacaaaaaaaggTCCCTGGCATTTTTGCTCAGACT
This genomic window from Carassius gibelio isolate Cgi1373 ecotype wild population from Czech Republic chromosome A6, carGib1.2-hapl.c, whole genome shotgun sequence contains:
- the LOC128015327 gene encoding meiosis regulator and mRNA stability factor 1 isoform X2, with translation MEVRDPVLELKDVPPPPPPPPLLPLPRLHSTGSPPCLGPGRLSVSVCSRCEASIHLQQGCGEAGGGFPLCLSQTNTLPHAGSVGAPCCGGLRQQHTCAPPGVCLCHRAPSLSHGDPSSPSHLCSLHLSVGRAPQCVKGVHCLQDCWRKSLHVDSEKVWPNIPPPVPVCNGCGVTGASSDGLLGVHFGKTTQKYGPLETETLPPIGVFWDIENCAVPSGRSAATVVQRLRERFFQGHREAEFICVCDINKENKAVIQELNNCQVTVAHINATAKNAADDKLRQSLRRFAETHAAPATVIVVSSDVNFASELSDLRHRHGFQVILVHKSQASSALLQHAHLRAAFEEFVSDLPPGMIVKSQPSFSLLFVHRLPTHRDTKAVANRLQRLSNNCGGKVLGVSGSCAVLRFASTDAAERARKRMENEDVLGHRIVLSFSPDGPEEEEERRPPAASSSSVFLPVEKPHSPRRLRRASRSCQGGSHAPERPYSPRRAGHASSCSPVMKPLPQAVSAVTRPATASPQSLPVLCAAVKPAEPPQRSRRRDSPGQMFQVSTPSAFSKLSLQRNFSPMMLSQSSWSSRSASPCLSNRSSPLTAPSPSICTDGLAEPFSDGVDVQVTNLDYRMSRKDLQQILRDVFAKHGRVKSVDLSPHTDYQLKARVHMSSLQQAIGAVSLLHRYKIGSKRIHVSLVTGASNKSLTCLSSEIINILQDAPANCLPLYKFTETYERKFGRKLVVSDLYRLPEVVCVREQGGGRLVCLLSSTQARQSPLGSAHSHNSSSTASPVLFEELEYHEPVCRQHCTQQDFSESDFDPDSYVIPFVLVSLKVLAAHVHSLLQSHEGTVPLLSFPECYAAEFSPLPVAEEGKLEGSVPLEHLITCIPGVTIVTAQNGFKIIKWIHNKPPPPNADPWLQRSKSPVGNPQLIQFSREMVDLMKNQPSCLVPITKFIPAYHHHFAKQCRVSDYGYSKLLELLEAVPHVLQILGLGSKRLLTLTHRAQIKRFTQDLLKLLKFQASKQVVIRDFTQAYHWCFSRNWQVVDYGMCDLMDLLAEIPDTTITVSQQNADTLISVPKRERTVEELERTRQFGKEVVDLLRHQPHFRMPFSKFIPTYHHHFGRQCKLSYYGFTKLMELFEAIPDILLVLECGEERLLALTEVERVKALVAQLVKLLRAQRDSSLPVSQLLSEYSKTFGYSLRLQDYDAATLPALLNKLCHVVKVVDTPEGKEVQLINRKSLRALTSQLLALMMSLPEDHDHLGVEELRKQYELSYGAPLNSCEYGFISLNELLKSLPYLLQLSEGEHDDGDAEERVRLTKLYQFARSIRALLHTYHYNQIFLSEFCGAFSKYTGQEFQPQTYGYKTLEDLLAAIPQVVWIKGHGHKKIIVLKNDMRARASPAVTADEPCPDEEPRSAESPASGEMELLCLGSPVDLLCAPVPSCLPSPQLRPDPVQLQPGDLIRFEPHPHAPSEPEPVHDQQPQSANGPLMTSAAGHGVSRKTCVTDSPGRRTARNKVKLAANFSFTSALSV